The following DNA comes from Amycolatopsis albispora.
TTTGGATGTCTTTTTCCAGGGCTGTGACCGAGCGGTGGACGCCTCGCCGTAGCAGTTTGACGGTGATCTCGGCGAAGAAGCGTTCGACCAGGTTGAGCCAGGATGAGCTGGTCGGGGTGAAGTGCAGGTGGAAGCGTGGGTGTTTGAGCAGCCACGTTTTCACTGCTGGGGTTTTGTGGGTGGACAGGTTGTCCAGGATGACGTGAACGTCCAGCTCGGCGGGCACGTTGGTGTTGATGGTGCGCAGGAACGCGAGGAATTCCTGCTGTCGGTGGCGGCGTTTGACGGCGCTGATGACCTGGCCGGTGGCGACCTCCAGAGCAGCGAACAGGCTGGTGGTGCCGTGGCGGACGTAGTCGAAGCTTTGCCGTTGGGGCACGCCGGGCAGCATCGGCAGCACCGGGGCGGAGCGGTCCAGGGCTTGGATCTGGGTCTTCTCGTCCACGCACAGCACCACGGCTTTGGCGGGGGGATCGAGGTAGAGGCCGACGACGTCGCGGACCTTGTCCACGAACAACGGATCCTTGCTGATCTTGAATGTGTCGATCTTGTGCGGTTTGAGGCCGAAGGCCCGCCAGATCCGCGAGACCGCGGACTGTGTCATTCCGGTCTGCGCAGCCAGCGCTCGGGTCGACCAGTGGGTGGCGTTGGCCGGCTTCGTTTCCAGCGTGGTGACCACGACGTGTTCGACTTGCTCGTCGGTGATGGTGCGCGGTCGGCCGGGGCGCGGTTCGTCGGACAGGCCGTCGAGCCTGTCACGGACGAACCGTGCCCGCCAGGTCGCCACCGTGCTCCGGTTGAGCCGTAGTCGTTCGGCGATGTCGGTGTTGGAACCACCTTCGGCGCAGGTGAGCACGATCCGTGCTCGCATGGCCAGTCCCTGAGCGGTGGTCCGCCGCCGCGTCCAGCCTTCCAGGATGCGACGTTCCTCGTCGGTCAGGGTCAGCGGCACCAACTTCGCACTCGGCATCAACCCAGACTACGGTGACCAAAAATTAACGACTCAGGACACTAGAGGCACGCGAACACGGTGGGCCGACGACGCTGGTCCACACCCACGCGCCCAGCACCCGCCAAAGCGAGGAGCTCGCACCGTGGGGGCGTGGGGGCTCGGCCCCCACAACGAGACGGGACACCGGGAGCGTGCCGCAGGCACGCGAACACGGTGGGCGCAGCAGGATTCGAACCTGCGACCGCTCGGGTGTAAACCGAGTGCTCTCCCGCTGAGCTATGCGCCCGGACGGCGGCACCCCCGGCCTGCCGGGGGTGCCGCCGGAAGCCTGTGTCAGGCGAGTTCCGCCACGGCCTTCTTCCACGCGGCCTGGTCGCGCGCCTCGCCGGGCTGGTTGACCTCGGCGAACCGCACCACGCCGGTGGTGTCGATCAGGAACGTGCCGCGGTTGGCCAGGCCGGCCGCCTCGTTGAACACACCGTAGGTCTTGGCGACCTCACCGTGCGGCCAGAAGTCCGACAGCAGCGGGAACTGGTAGCCCTGCTGCTCGGCCCACGCCTTGAGCGAGAACGGCGTGTCCACCGACACACCGATCACCTGCACGCCCTTGCCGTCGTAATCGGCGAACTCGTCCCGCAGCTGGCACAGCTCACCCTGGCAGATCCCGCTGAACGCGAACGGGTAGAAAACCAGCAGCACCGGCTTCTCACCCTGGAACGACGACAGCGTCACCGCCTGCTTGTTGTAGTCGTTGAGCGTGAAGTCCGGGGCCTTCGAACCGACCTCGACCGCCATACCAGCTCCCTCTCGACGTGTACCTGGACGTGCCGCGACAACCCTATCGTGCGAACGGCGCGGGCCACGCCGGTGTGCGTTACTTGGACCGCGGCACCAGCCGGGTACCCGACCAGCCGGGACCGACGCTGATGTTGGAGGTCTGCGACAACCCGACCGCAGGCACCACCTCGGCGACCTCGCTGGGCTCGACGTGACCCGGCTGACCGGTCTTCGGCGTCAGCACCCAGATCACCCCGTCGTCGCTCAACGGCTGCCTGACCTCGATCAACGTGTCGCCGAGGTCACCGTCGTCCTCGCGCCACCACAGCAGCACCACATCGATGACCTCCTGGGCGTCCTCGTCGAGGATCTCCCCGCCGATCTGCTCCTCGATCGCCGCACGAAGGTCGTCGTCGACGTCCTCGTCCCAGCCGATCTCCTGGACCACCATGTCCGGCTTGATCCCAAGCCTCTCGGCGACGCTGTTCTGCCCAGCGTCTCCCGCGGCGACCACGACTCAACTCCTCCAGCTAGCTTCTCGTCCGGCCGGTTCCGGCCGCACGTCCGACATGAATGGGGTTAGCGAACACTGGCGAGGCTGTCCGCGCAACCGTCCACACCGGATCATCGCTCAACTCGTGCCCCAGCGTACGGCCCCCGAAGGGCCGTTCCGGGCCACCGTAGGGCGCCGCGCCCGCACGGCCGCGACCGGGCTGCCCTAGGGTGGGTAACAGTCGCGCGCGCGATACACCCGCAGGCCGGAGGCGCCGGAAACGGGTCCGCGGACGTTACCGCCCAGTAGCGGTGACGCGAGCAGCGTGAGCGACGACGATGGCACATGCGGCGGAACCACAACGCGCCGGCCATGGACTAGGCAACAGCGGAACAAGTACGGCGAGGAGAACCCTTGGCCCCCCCAAGCAACGAGGCCGGGAGCGGCAACGCCTCCGGTCAGGAGGCCCCGGCGCGGGTCCGCGTCATTCGTGACGGTCTGGCCGCGCACCTGCCCGACATCGACCCGGAGGAGACCGCCGAATGGCTGGACTCCTTCGACGCGGCACTGGCCAGGGGCGGCCAGCAGCGCGCCAGGTACCTGATGCTCCGGGTGCTCGAGCGCGCTCGTGAACGCAACATCGGCGTTCCCCCGCTGACGGCCACGGACTACGTCAACACCATCCCCACGGAGAACGAGCCGTGGTTCCCCGGCGACGAGGAACTCGAGCGCCGGTACCGGGCCTACATCCGGTGGAACGCGGCGATCATGGTGCACCGCGCGCAGCGGCCGGGGGTGAGCGTCGGCGGGCACATCTCCACCTACGCCTCCTCCGCGGCGCTCTACGAAGTGGGCTTCAACCACTTCTTCCGCGGCAAGGACCACTCCGGCGGCGGCGACCAGATCTACATCCAGGGGCACGCGTCGCCGGGCATATACGCCCGCGCGTTCCTCGAGGGCAGGCTGACCGAGCAGCAGCTCGACGGCTTCCGCCAGGAGTTCTCGCACGCGGGTGAGGGCGGTGGCCTGCCGTCGTACCCGCACCCGCGGCTGATGCAGGACTTCTGGGAGTACCCGACGGTCTCCATGGGGCTGGGCCCGATGAACGCGATCTACCAGGCCCGGTTCAACCGGTACCTGCGCGACCGCGGCATCAAGGACACCAGTGACCAGCACGTCTGGGCGTTCCTCGGCGACGGCGAGATGGACGAGCCGGAGTCGCGCGGGCTGATCCACGTGGCCGCCGGCGAGGGCCTGGACAACCTGACCTTCGTGATCAACTGCAACCTGCAGCGGCTGGACGGCCCGGTCCGCGGGAACGGCAAGATCATCCAGGAGCTGGAGTCGTACTTCCGCGGCGCCGGCTGGAACGTGATCAAGGTCATCTGGGGCCGCGAGTGGGACTCGCTGCTGCACGGCGACCGCGACGGCGCGCTGATCAACCTGATGAACACCACGCCGGACGGTGACTTCCAGACCTACAAGGCCAACGACGGCGCGTTCGTCCGCGAGCACTTCTTCGGCCGTGACCCGCGGACGAAGGAGCTGGTCAAGGACCTGTCCGACGCCGACATCTGGAACCTCAAGCGCGGCGGGCACGACTACCGCAAGGTCTACGCGGCGTACAAGGCGGCGCTGGAGCACCACGGCCAGCCGACGGTGATCCTGGCGCACACCATCAAGGGCTACGGCCTCGGCCCGGCGTTCGAGGGCCGCAACGCCACGCACCAGATGAAGAAGCTCACCCTGGACGACCTCAAGCTCTTCCGGGACTCGCAGCGCATCCCGATCAGCGACGAGCAGCTCGAGCGCGACCCGAAGCTGCCGCCGTACTACCACCCCGGCGAGGACTCGCCGGAGATCGAGTACCTGCTCAGCAGGCGGCGCACGCTCGGCGGCTTCCTGCCGGAGCGCCGCGGGGCCAGGGCGAAGGCGCTGGTGCTGCCCGGCGACAAGGTCTACGACGGCATCCGCAAGGGCTCCGGCAAGCAGGAGGTGGCCACCACGATGGCCATCGTCCGGCTGATCCGCGAGCTGGCCAAGGACGCCGAGATCGGCAAGCGGATCGTGCCGATCATCCCGGACGAGGCCCGCACCTTCGGCCTCGACTCGATGTTCCCGACGGCCAAGATCTACAACCCGCACGGGCAGACCTACACCTCGGTGGACGCCAAGCTGATGCTGGCGTACAAGGAGTCCGAGCAGGGTCAGCTGCTGCACGAGGGCATCAACGAGGCGGGCTCGACGGCCTCGTTCACCGCGGTGGGCACCTCGTACGCCACGCACGGCGAGCCGATGATCCCGATCTACATCTTCTACTCGATGTTCGGGTTCCAGCGGACCGGCGACGGGCTGTACGCGGCGGCCGACCAGATGACCCGCGGGTTCGTGCTCGGCGCCACCGCCGGTCGCACCACGCTGACCGGTGAGGGCCTGCAGCACGCCGACGGGCACTCGATCCTGCTCGCCTCGACGAACCCGGCCGTGGTCACCTACGACCCGGCCTACTCGTTCGAGATCGCGCACATCGTCAAGGACGGGCTCCGCCGGATGTACGGCGAAACCGGCCCGGACGGCAACGGCGAGAACATCTTCTACTACATCACCATCTACAACGAGCCGTACCAGCAGCCGGCCGAGCCGGAGAACCTCGACGTGGACGGGCTGCTCAAGGGCCTGTACAAGTACGCCGACGCCCCGGCGGGCGACGGTCCGGAGGCGCAGATCCTGGTCTCCGGCGTGACCATGCCCGACGCGCTCAAGGCGCAGGGCATGCTCGCCGAGGAGTGGGGTGTGCGGGCCGCGGTGTGGTCGGCCACGTCGTGGACCGAGCTGCGCCGCGAAGCGGTGGAGGTCGACCGGGACAACCTGCTGTTCCCGGGCAGCTCGCCGCGGGTGCCCTACGTCACCGAGGCGCTGCAGGGCGCCGAGGGCCCGGTGGTGGCGGTTTCGGACTGGATGCGCTCGGTGCCGGACCTGATCCGCCCGTGGGTGCCTGCCGACATGCTGACCCTGGGCACCGACGGGTTCGGGTTCTCCGACACCCGGCCGGCGGCCCGGCGGCACTTCCTGGTCGACGCCGAGTCGATCGTGGTCGGCACGCTGACCGCGTTGTCCCGGCAGGGCAAGGTGGACCAGGCGAAGGTGGTCGAGGCGGCGCGCAAGTACCGCATCGACGACGTGACCGCGGCCGGTCCGCAGACCTCGGACGCTGGGAACGCCTGACCGAAGGTGCTACAAAAGGGCCCCGGCAGACATCTGATGTCTGCCGGGGCCCTGTTTGCTCAAGAGGGAGTTGATCGCGTGACGAAGCGTCGTTTGCCCCGGCCCGCCGAACTGGCCGAAATCCTGCGCCCCAAGCCGTTGGTGCTGAACCCGACCGAGCGCAGGCTGGCGAACGCGCACACGATCGCCGATCTGCGCACGATCGCGCGCAGGCGCAGCCCGCGCGCGGTGTTCGACTACACCGACGGCGCCGCCGAGCTGGAGGACAGCCTGCTCCGCGCGCGCCAGGCGTTCCGGCGGGTGGAGTTCCAGCCACGCGTGCTGCGTGACGTGTCCGAAGTGGACACTTCGAAGGAGATCCTCGGCCGGCGCTCGGCGCTGCCGTTCGCCTTCGCCCCCACCGGGTTCACGCGGATGATGAACCACGAGGGCGAGCCCGCGGTGGCCAGGGTCGCCGAGCGGGCAGGCATCCCGTACGCGCTGTCGACCATGGGGACCACGTCGATCGAGGCGGTCGCCGAGGCGGCGCCGGACGCGCGGAAGTGGTTCCAGCTCTACGTCTGGCGCGATCGCGAGGCCGGCAAGGACCTGGTGCAGCGCGCGGGCGACTGCGGCTACGACACGCTGCTGCTGACCGTGGACGTGCCGGTCGGCGGGGCACGCATGCGGGACGTGCGCAACGGGCTGACCATTCCGCCCGCGCTGACCCTGAAGACCTTCGCCGACGGAGCGATGCACCCGGCGTGGTGGTTCAACCTGCTGACCACCGAGCCGCTCACCTTCGCGTCGCTGACCTCGTGGAACGGCACCGTCGCGGAACTGCTGAACACCCTGTTCGACCCGGCGCTGAACTTCGACGACCTGGCCTGGCTGCGGGAGCTGTGGCCGGGGAAGCTGGTGGTCAAGGGCATCCAGAATCCGGCGGACGCACGTGAGGTGGTCAAGCTCGGGGCGGACGCGGTGATCGTGTCCAACCACGGCGGCCGCCAGCTCGACCGCGCGCCGACGCCGATCGAGCTGCTGCCCGAGGTGCTCGACGCGGTCGAGGGCCGGGGTGAGGTGTGGCTGGACGGCGGCATTCTCTCCGGCGCGGACATCATCGCCGCGATCGCGAACGGCGCGGACGCCTGCCTGGTGGGGCGCGCCTACCTGTACGGGCTGATGGCGGGCGGGGAACGCGGCGTGCAGCGGGCGCTGGAGATCCTGCGGACGGAGATCGTGCGGACGATGCGCCTGCTGGGCGTGCGGAACCTCGGTGAGCTGACGAAGTCGCACGCCCGCATCCGCTGATCCCGGCCGCCGTGACACCGCGGTCCGCCCGGTGGAACGCGGGGGTTGACGCGGGCGCGAACAAGTGACCAAGATCTCGGGCCAGTTGGCGAAAGCTTGCTTTCGCGATGCGGAATCAATGCCGAATCCGTGGAAAGAGGTCCGAGGTGTTCGTCCAGGAACTCGCCCCGCTCGGTTCACTCGGCCTGTCCGCCCTCGTCGCGGCGCTCCCGCTGGCGACCGTGCTGGTGCTGCTCGGCGCTGTCCGGCTCAAGGCCCATGTGGCCGGGCTGCTCGGCCTCGCGGTGGCCGCGCTGGTCGCGGTCATCGTGTTCGGCATGCCGGTCGGCCAGACCATCTCCGGCGCGGTGCAGGGCGCGGCCTTCGGCCTCTTCCCGATCATGTGGATCGTGGTCAACGCGCTGTGGATCTACCGGCTGACCGTGCGGACCGGCCACTTCGACGTGCTGCGCCGCTCGTTCGGCCGGATCTCCGACGACCCGCGCATCCAGGCGCTGATCATCGCCTTCTGCTTCGGCGGCCTGATGGAGGCGCTGGCCGGGTTCGGCGCGCCGGTGGCCATCTCCACGGTGATGCTGGTGGCGCTCGGCTTCGCGCCGGTGAAGGCGGCGATCGTGGCGCTGGTGGCGAACACCGCGCCGGTCGCGTTCGGCGCGATGGGCACACCGGTGGTCACGCTGGCGCAGGTCACCGGCCTGCCGCTGGAGAGCGTGTCGTCCATCGTCGGGCGCCAGACCCCGCTGCTCGCGGTGGTGGTGCCGCTGCTGCTGGTGCTGATCGTGGACGGCAGGCGCGGCCTGCGTGAGACCTGGGCCCCGGCGCTGGCGTGCGGGCTGGCGTTCGGGTTCGTGCAGTTCCTGGCGTCGAACTACGTCTCCGCGCAGCTGGCCGACATCGGTGCCGCGCTCGCCGGGGTGGCCGCGGTGATGCTCGTGCCGTCGGCGCGCCGTCCCGCGCGGGCCGAGGTGAAGGCGTCCGTGCTCACCGGCTCGGCCACGGAATCCTTCGACGGCGAGGACAACCGCGGTGACGTGGTCAAGGCGTACGCGCCCTACCTGCTGATCATCCTGATCTTCTCGATCGGGCAGCTGCCGCCGGTGAAGAAGCTGCTCGACTCGGCCACCTGGAAGTTCGACTGGCCGTTCCTGGACGTGGCCGCGGCGAACGGGAAACCTGTCTCCGGCAACACCTTCAGCCTGCCGCTGCTGAGCACCGGCGGCACGCTGGTGCTGCTCGCGGGCATCGTCACCGCGGTGGTGCTCAAGGTGAAGCTCGCCGACACCGCCCGCGAATGGGGCGCGACCGTGCACGAACTGCGGTTCGCCATCCTGACCGTGACCAGCGTGCTCGCGCTGGCGTACGTGATGAACCTGTCCGGGCAGACCACCACCATCGGCAACCTGATCGCCGGGGCGGGCGGCGCACTGGCCTTCCTCTCCCCCATTCTCGGCTGGTTCGGCGTGGCCGTCTCGGGTTCGGACACCTCGGCGAACGCCCTGTTCGGCGCGTTGCAGGTGACCGCGGCGAACCAGGCCGGCTTCTCCCCCGACCTGCTGGCCTCGGCGAACAGCTCGGGCGGGGTGCTGGGCAAGATGATCTCCCCGCAGAACCTGACCATCGCCTGCGCGGCGGCGCAGCTGACCGGTCAGGAGGGCAACCTGCTGCGCAAGGTGCTGCCGTGGAGCATCGGGCTGCTGCTGGTGATGTGCCTGATCGTGGCGGGCCAGGCGAGCTTCCTCAGCTGGATGCTGCCGTGACCCGGTCGGCGAGCACCTGCTTGGCGGTGCGGTTCCAGCTCCACCAGCCGTGCACCACCAGCACCGCGAAGACCAGGTAGACCGCCGCGGAGAACCACAGCCCGGAGGCGATCTGCAGCGGCACGCCGATCGCGTCGACCAGCAGCCACACCAGCCAGAACTCGACCAGGCCGAGCCCCTGCGCGGCGAAGGCGACCAGGGTGCCGATGAAGATGGCGGCGTCCGGCCACGGCGCCCACGAGGCGTCGAGCAGGTCGAGCACCACGGCCATCGCGGCGGTACCGGCGGCGAACGCGCCGAGCAGCACGAGCCGCTCGACCGGGCTGCCCTTGCGCACCACCACGCCGTAGACCGGGTCGCGGCGGCGGGTCCACGCCCACCAGCCGTACACGGAGATCGCCAGGATCGCCACCTGCCTGCTGGCCAGGCCGCCGAGGTGCGCGGAGAGGTAGACGGAGAACAGCAGCACGGTCGCGCCGACCTGCACCGGCCAGGTCCACAGCGTCCGCCGCTGGGCGAGGAACACCACCGCGAGCGCGCACAGCTGACCGACCAGTTCGGCGATGGAGACCCACTGGCCGAGAACGGTCAGCCCGTGGTTCAGCAAGAAGTCCACCCCGTGCTCCTTCCCGTCACCGCCCCCAACATGCTCCCTTCCCGCGGCATTCCCCAGTGAACTGTGACCCGGCAGACAAACTTCCCGCAGGATGGAAGACCTTCCGGGCCCGCGCCGAACACGAATGTGGCTTTCGGGGCGCAAAACGCTCCGAAAGCCACATTCGTGTCCTGGTGTGGGCGCCGGGTCCGGTCCCGGCTGGTGGGTCAGCTCTCCGGCGGGCGGGTGATGCCGGCCGGCGGGGTCGGGGCGTCGGCGGCGGTGGGCCGCGTGCCGACCCGGCCGGTGCGGGCGTGCGTGCCGCTCGGGCCGTTGCCGCTGCCGGCGCTGCCGCTGCCGAGCTGGCCCTGCAGGTTGTTCAGCCAGCCTTCCCACCGCTCCTGCGACGGCTTGATCAGGCCACCGCCGAAGCCGACCACGATCACCCCGCCGATGGTGGCCAGCACGGTCACCAGCACCGGCGTGGTCACCGTGGTGGCGATGTTGATCTGGTTCAGCGCGGCGATCACACCGAAGGCCAGGATCAGGTAGTAGGCGATGTTGCCGATCAGCCCGCTGGCCTGGCGGCCGGCCAGCGCGCCGGTGATCAGGTCGCGCACCACCTTGCCGATCGCCGCGGCCACGATCAGCAGCACGATCGCCACCACGATCCGCGGCAGGAACGCGATCACGTCGT
Coding sequences within:
- a CDS encoding DUF3052 domain-containing protein, giving the protein MVAAGDAGQNSVAERLGIKPDMVVQEIGWDEDVDDDLRAAIEEQIGGEILDEDAQEVIDVVLLWWREDDGDLGDTLIEVRQPLSDDGVIWVLTPKTGQPGHVEPSEVAEVVPAVGLSQTSNISVGPGWSGTRLVPRSK
- a CDS encoding alpha-hydroxy acid oxidase; translated protein: MTKRRLPRPAELAEILRPKPLVLNPTERRLANAHTIADLRTIARRRSPRAVFDYTDGAAELEDSLLRARQAFRRVEFQPRVLRDVSEVDTSKEILGRRSALPFAFAPTGFTRMMNHEGEPAVARVAERAGIPYALSTMGTTSIEAVAEAAPDARKWFQLYVWRDREAGKDLVQRAGDCGYDTLLLTVDVPVGGARMRDVRNGLTIPPALTLKTFADGAMHPAWWFNLLTTEPLTFASLTSWNGTVAELLNTLFDPALNFDDLAWLRELWPGKLVVKGIQNPADAREVVKLGADAVIVSNHGGRQLDRAPTPIELLPEVLDAVEGRGEVWLDGGILSGADIIAAIANGADACLVGRAYLYGLMAGGERGVQRALEILRTEIVRTMRLLGVRNLGELTKSHARIR
- a CDS encoding nicotinamide mononucleotide transporter family protein, whose amino-acid sequence is MDFLLNHGLTVLGQWVSIAELVGQLCALAVVFLAQRRTLWTWPVQVGATVLLFSVYLSAHLGGLASRQVAILAISVYGWWAWTRRRDPVYGVVVRKGSPVERLVLLGAFAAGTAAMAVVLDLLDASWAPWPDAAIFIGTLVAFAAQGLGLVEFWLVWLLVDAIGVPLQIASGLWFSAAVYLVFAVLVVHGWWSWNRTAKQVLADRVTAASS
- a CDS encoding peroxiredoxin → MAVEVGSKAPDFTLNDYNKQAVTLSSFQGEKPVLLVFYPFAFSGICQGELCQLRDEFADYDGKGVQVIGVSVDTPFSLKAWAEQQGYQFPLLSDFWPHGEVAKTYGVFNEAAGLANRGTFLIDTTGVVRFAEVNQPGEARDQAAWKKAVAELA
- the aceE gene encoding pyruvate dehydrogenase (acetyl-transferring), homodimeric type, which codes for MAPPSNEAGSGNASGQEAPARVRVIRDGLAAHLPDIDPEETAEWLDSFDAALARGGQQRARYLMLRVLERARERNIGVPPLTATDYVNTIPTENEPWFPGDEELERRYRAYIRWNAAIMVHRAQRPGVSVGGHISTYASSAALYEVGFNHFFRGKDHSGGGDQIYIQGHASPGIYARAFLEGRLTEQQLDGFRQEFSHAGEGGGLPSYPHPRLMQDFWEYPTVSMGLGPMNAIYQARFNRYLRDRGIKDTSDQHVWAFLGDGEMDEPESRGLIHVAAGEGLDNLTFVINCNLQRLDGPVRGNGKIIQELESYFRGAGWNVIKVIWGREWDSLLHGDRDGALINLMNTTPDGDFQTYKANDGAFVREHFFGRDPRTKELVKDLSDADIWNLKRGGHDYRKVYAAYKAALEHHGQPTVILAHTIKGYGLGPAFEGRNATHQMKKLTLDDLKLFRDSQRIPISDEQLERDPKLPPYYHPGEDSPEIEYLLSRRRTLGGFLPERRGARAKALVLPGDKVYDGIRKGSGKQEVATTMAIVRLIRELAKDAEIGKRIVPIIPDEARTFGLDSMFPTAKIYNPHGQTYTSVDAKLMLAYKESEQGQLLHEGINEAGSTASFTAVGTSYATHGEPMIPIYIFYSMFGFQRTGDGLYAAADQMTRGFVLGATAGRTTLTGEGLQHADGHSILLASTNPAVVTYDPAYSFEIAHIVKDGLRRMYGETGPDGNGENIFYYITIYNEPYQQPAEPENLDVDGLLKGLYKYADAPAGDGPEAQILVSGVTMPDALKAQGMLAEEWGVRAAVWSATSWTELRREAVEVDRDNLLFPGSSPRVPYVTEALQGAEGPVVAVSDWMRSVPDLIRPWVPADMLTLGTDGFGFSDTRPAARRHFLVDAESIVVGTLTALSRQGKVDQAKVVEAARKYRIDDVTAAGPQTSDAGNA
- a CDS encoding mechanosensitive ion channel family protein, translated to MGEQLKDGLGQAWNLVATFVPKLIGFLIILLIGWLIAKAVSKALSLVLSKLGFAKLIEKTGLSGMLKQSNVDAIGIIAKLVYYFILLIALQLAFGVFGASNPVSQLLNDVIAFLPRIVVAIVLLIVAAAIGKVVRDLITGALAGRQASGLIGNIAYYLILAFGVIAALNQINIATTVTTPVLVTVLATIGGVIVVGFGGGLIKPSQERWEGWLNNLQGQLGSGSAGSGNGPSGTHARTGRVGTRPTAADAPTPPAGITRPPES
- a CDS encoding IS630 family transposase produces the protein MPSAKLVPLTLTDEERRILEGWTRRRTTAQGLAMRARIVLTCAEGGSNTDIAERLRLNRSTVATWRARFVRDRLDGLSDEPRPGRPRTITDEQVEHVVVTTLETKPANATHWSTRALAAQTGMTQSAVSRIWRAFGLKPHKIDTFKISKDPLFVDKVRDVVGLYLDPPAKAVVLCVDEKTQIQALDRSAPVLPMLPGVPQRQSFDYVRHGTTSLFAALEVATGQVISAVKRRHRQQEFLAFLRTINTNVPAELDVHVILDNLSTHKTPAVKTWLLKHPRFHLHFTPTSSSWLNLVERFFAEITVKLLRRGVHRSVTALEKDIQNWIKQWNTNPKPYVWTRTADQILESLAAYCQRINDSGH
- a CDS encoding L-lactate permease — translated: MFVQELAPLGSLGLSALVAALPLATVLVLLGAVRLKAHVAGLLGLAVAALVAVIVFGMPVGQTISGAVQGAAFGLFPIMWIVVNALWIYRLTVRTGHFDVLRRSFGRISDDPRIQALIIAFCFGGLMEALAGFGAPVAISTVMLVALGFAPVKAAIVALVANTAPVAFGAMGTPVVTLAQVTGLPLESVSSIVGRQTPLLAVVVPLLLVLIVDGRRGLRETWAPALACGLAFGFVQFLASNYVSAQLADIGAALAGVAAVMLVPSARRPARAEVKASVLTGSATESFDGEDNRGDVVKAYAPYLLIILIFSIGQLPPVKKLLDSATWKFDWPFLDVAAANGKPVSGNTFSLPLLSTGGTLVLLAGIVTAVVLKVKLADTAREWGATVHELRFAILTVTSVLALAYVMNLSGQTTTIGNLIAGAGGALAFLSPILGWFGVAVSGSDTSANALFGALQVTAANQAGFSPDLLASANSSGGVLGKMISPQNLTIACAAAQLTGQEGNLLRKVLPWSIGLLLVMCLIVAGQASFLSWMLP